The following are encoded in a window of Cydia splendana chromosome 6, ilCydSple1.2, whole genome shotgun sequence genomic DNA:
- the LOC134791319 gene encoding B9 domain-containing protein 1 → MKDIEITKFLVSFTGQIENVVFPAGVFDELLYIQYEAVWGPDWSPVSGLTSGNSQMARSGANPERVVFNMPLELVFSSTNVSGWPQLVITVRAQNTIGGDTLRGYALVPLPATAGARACAAPLLRPLAATMLGEWLAWLTGRHPELAEPRMLASGKENYLLRTESYGTVEVRTSMVSKDFRRLGYDNQPSPNETYNS, encoded by the exons ATGAAAGACATCGAAATTACCAAGTTTCTCGTGTCATTCACGGGTCAAATTGAAAATGTGGTGTTCCCGGCGGGTGTATTCGACGAGTtgttgtatattcaatatgagGCTGTATGGGGCCCCGATTGGAGTCCGGTGTCGGGTTTAACATCAGGGAATAGTCAGATGGCTCGTTCAGGAGCCAATCCTGAAAGGGTAGTCTTTAATATGCCTTTGGAGTTGGTTTTCAGCAGCACAAATGTGTCAGGAT GGCCCCAACTGGTGATCACAGTCCGCGCACAGAACACGATAGGCGGGGACACGCTGCGTGGCTACGCGTTAGTTCCACTGCCGGCCACCGCGGGCGCGCGGGCGTGCGCGGCGCCACTGCTGCGCCCTCTGGCCGCGACCATGCTGGGCGAGTGGCTCGCCTGGCTTACTGGCAGGCATCCTGAACTCGCAGAGCCGAGGATGCTGGCTTCTGGAAAAGAGAAttatt TGTTAAGAACCGAGTCGTATGGGACGGTAGAGGTGCGAACGTCCATGGTCTCTAAGGACTTCAGGCGGCTTGGGTACGACAATCAACCATCGCCTAACGAGACTTATAACTCTTGA